Part of the Aquimarina sp. MAR_2010_214 genome is shown below.
TTTGTCATATGGCATTTGCAGATGATGAATATGCATTTACAACATTACAAAAACGTTTTCCAAAAGCAAAATTTACTCAAATCGTAGATAGGTCTCAACAAAATGCTCTGTTTATTTTTACCAAAGACTGGAAGAAATTGAATCAAATAAAATTACATCTTAAAGGAACTGATTTTCAATTAAAAGTTTGGGAAACATTACTTAAAATTCCAAAGGGTGGATTAACTACATATGGAACCATTGCCAATCACATTCATAAGCCTAAAGCATCCAGAGCTGTAGGAACAGCAATAGGTAGTAATCCTGTTGCATTTTTAATTCCTTGTCACCGGGTAATCCAATCTACCGGTGATTTAGGGCAGTACCATTGGGGTAGTACGCGCAAAACAGCTATAATTGGATGGGAAGCTGCAAAAATTAATTCATAACTAAGCAAGAATCGGGTGTTTTGCTTTTTAGATTCTGATCACTTTTGTTAAACCAGAGTTATGTAATGAATTTTATATGGCATAGTCTGGACTAAATCATAAAATAAGAATATGCAAAAATTTAGAATTGTCCCATTAACAAAAGAATATGCATCAAGAATCAAAGAAACAAGAGTAGATGATTTTGGTTACCCAATTGTTGAACAAATTGCTACAGGTTATGGGCCTTGTCGTATTTCCTTAAAAAAGTTTGACCCGGGAAAAGATATCCGTTTATTGATTAGTCATAGTCCCTTTGAAATTAAAAATGCATTTAATCAACCAGGCCCTATTTTTGTTCACAAAAAAGAAGTTCAGCCGTATAAGAATAGCCATCAATTCCCACCAGAAATCAAAGCAGATAAACAAAATTTTCCTTTATCGCTGATTGGGTATAATAAGAAACAAAATATGGTATTTACAAAATTGATAGGAGATGGTGATGTAGATCTTTTGATTTCAGAAATATTTGATAACTACGATGATATAGCATATTTACATGCCAGAAACGCCGAAGCTGGTTGTTTTATATGTAGAATTGAAAGAGTGTGATTTTTAGAAATCATTTTTATAAATGAAAAGGGAACACATAAAAATAGTGTTCCCTTTTTACCATTTACGTTAATAGATAAGTTATGGGCATTTTGTTATAAAACGTTTATAAAGCACAATACCCTACCTTAATCAATTTTC
Proteins encoded:
- a CDS encoding DUF1203 domain-containing protein; the encoded protein is MQKFRIVPLTKEYASRIKETRVDDFGYPIVEQIATGYGPCRISLKKFDPGKDIRLLISHSPFEIKNAFNQPGPIFVHKKEVQPYKNSHQFPPEIKADKQNFPLSLIGYNKKQNMVFTKLIGDGDVDLLISEIFDNYDDIAYLHARNAEAGCFICRIERV
- a CDS encoding methylated-DNA--[protein]-cysteine S-methyltransferase, which encodes MEINERNQFHYNRIAEAITYIKQNFKDQPNLDEIAEKVHVSPFHFQRLFTDWVGVSPKKFLQYTSLEYAKNILKDQQTTLFDAAYETGLSGTGRLHDLFIKIEGMTPGEYKNGGQNLNISYSYAESPFGKILVASTSKGICHMAFADDEYAFTTLQKRFPKAKFTQIVDRSQQNALFIFTKDWKKLNQIKLHLKGTDFQLKVWETLLKIPKGGLTTYGTIANHIHKPKASRAVGTAIGSNPVAFLIPCHRVIQSTGDLGQYHWGSTRKTAIIGWEAAKINS